In Clarias gariepinus isolate MV-2021 ecotype Netherlands chromosome 1, CGAR_prim_01v2, whole genome shotgun sequence, one DNA window encodes the following:
- the slc22a23 gene encoding solute carrier family 22 member 23: MAVSQPSGGEDPEPHHPHHPHHLHQSQSPPENGSVTPEAPSPGLLLSRVDGCVLPFLGGFGRYHKQLVLLTWIPALFIGFSQHSDTVLLARPSTTCLMGSGDTAWDNLTTTSTLTTSTLTTTSTTSTHITTGHPLLTARAAAEQRNSSAHCACDNQSWAHELHSGLSENVVTKWNLVCESTWKVHIAKFSLLVGSIFGYLVLGVLADWFGRHAVLMVSVFFTLVFGMSVAFSINVTMFSTLRFFEGFWLAGIALSLYVLRIELCLPGWRFSMTMVANFVVLAAQLLMPGIAVLCYDWKILQAVIIGPLALMLTYIWIFPESLRWLLATKQYCRAKWLIERIAKKNNTNVDSHELITELNRVLEKPAQKTCIVKMVGTRNLWKNIVVLCVNSLTGYGIHHCFARSMMGEDNDHPTMFNNFYADYYTMAGIAVATGLALCPAVGIMGRRGGLLMFMIITALASLLDLGLLNLMVKYRDRFNMEPKTRSNFQVAFSIIGMFSSQAVSHLSIFFCAEITPTVIRGGGLGLVLASAGFGMLTAPIMELHNQKGYFLHHVIFACCTLICIICILLLPESRHQPLPESLSEGEGYTRHPLLPPHKKPAEQRHLLPGPHGRSRGNDENANDRANDHSNVRDTPLREVAVSTVESTASSTLALEDDPGDELNAVRLKVLRQTDHSVPSATNSLPDLVVNAPSPDASGTPAITNDDATKSPVDAPGHPHELVTPPITNVPPPPHSIFPPQTSSSPIDSDPLLSLPPQSGSTPSEPPSPANLDETVIRSSPLNVTDPIPPSKVDSTLSSPIDSAADCTISTANGGASS, translated from the exons ATGGCGGTGTCACAGCCGAGCGGGGGAGAGGATCCCGAgcctcatcatcctcatcatcctcatcatcttcatcagtCTCAGTCTCCACCGGAGAACGGCTCCGTCACCCCGGAAGCTCCGTCCCCCGGCCTGCTCCTGTCCCGTGTGGACGGCTGCGTGCTCCCGTTCCTGGGCGGGTTCGGCCGGTACCACAAACAGCTGGTGCTGCTCACCTGGATCCCGGCGCTCTTCATCGGCTTCAGCCAGCACTCGGACACCGTCCTGCTCGCGCGGCCCAGCACCACCTGTCTGATGGGCAGCGGGGACACGGCGTGGGACAACCTCACCACCACCAGTACACTCACCACCAGTACACtcaccaccaccagcaccaccagTACACACATCACCACCGGACACCCGCTCCTCACCGCGCGCGCCGCCGCCGAACAGCGCAACAGCAGCGCGCACTGCGCGTGCGACAACCAGAGCTGGGCACACGAGCTGCACTCAGGGCTCTCAGAGAACGTGGTGACCAag tGGAACCTGGTGTGTGAGTCCACGTGGAAGGTGCACATCGCTAAGTTCTCGCTGCTGGTCGGCTCCATATTCGGGTACCTGGTCCTCGGGGTGCTGGCTGACTG GTTTGGCCGTCATGCGGTGCTGATGGTGTCGGTGTTCTTCACACTGGTGTTCGGCATGTCTGTGGCCTTCTCCATCAACGTCACCATGTTCAGCACACTCCGCTTCTTCGAGGGCTTCTGGCTTGCTGGGATTGCACTCTCCCTCTACGTCCTAA gaATCGAGCTGTGTTTGCCCGGCTGGCGTTTCTCCATGACAATGGTTGCTAACTTTGTGGTGTTAGCAGCGCAGTTGTTAATGCCGGGTATCGCCGTCTTGTGTTATGACTGGAAGATCCTGCAGGCCGTCATCATCGGGCCCCTGGCGCTAATGCTCACGTACATATG gaTATTTCCAGAGTCTCTGCGCTGGTTGTTAGCAACAAAGCAGTACTGTCGCGCCAAATGGCTTATTGAGCGCATCGCTAAGAAGAACAACACAAATGTGGATAGTCATGAGCTCATCACAG agCTGAACAGGGTTTTGGAGAAGCCAGCACAGAAGACATGTATAGTAAAGATGGTGGGCACTAGGAACCTCTGGAAGAACATTGTGGTCCTGTGTGTCAACTC gTTGACTGGTTATGGGATCCATCACTGTTTTGCCCGCAGTATGATGGGTGAAGATAACGATCATCCCACCATGTTCAATAACTTCTATGCCGATTATTATACAATGGCGGGAATCGCCGTGGCAACGGGTCTTGCGCTGTGTCCAGCAGTGGGAATTATGGGACGTCGGGGGGGCCTACTAATGTTCATGATCATTACTGCACTGGCATCATTACTGGACCTTGGCCTGCTCAACT TGATGGTAAAATACCGGGATCGTTTTAATATGG agCCAAAAACTCGGTCAAATTTCCAAGTGGCGTTCTCCATCATCGGCATGTTCTCCTCGCAGGCCGTCAGTCATCTGAGCATCTTCTTCTGTGCGGAGATCACTCCTACTGTGATCAG GGGCGGAGGTCTGGGTTTGGTGTTAGCCAGTGCCGGGTTTGGGATGCTAACGGCGCCCATTATGGAGCTGCACAATCAGAAAGGCTACTTCCTGCACCATGTGATCTTTGCCTGCTGCACACTCATCTGCATCATCTGCATCTTGCTGCTCCCCGAGTCGCGTCACCAGCCCCTCCCGGAGTCTCTGTCTGAGGGCGAGGGCTACACCCGCCACCCTCTACTGCCCCCCCACAAGAAACCCGCTGAACAGCGTCACCTGCTGCCAGGACCCCACGGCCGCAGCCGCGGCAATGATGAGAACGCCAACGACCGTGCTAACGACCACTCCAATGTCAGAGACACGCCGCTGAGAGAGGTTGCCGTCTCCACCGTTGAGTCCACTGCCTCGTCCACCCTCGCCCTCGAAGACGACCCTGGTGACGAACTTAATGCTGTAAGACTTAAGGTTCTCAGGCAAACCGACCACTCAGTACCTTCAGCAACGAATTCACTTCCTGATCTCGTTGTCAATGCCCCATCCCCTGATGCCTCAGGGACCCCAGCCATAACAAACGATGATGCCACCAAGTCTCCAGTAGATGCACCTGGGCACCCTCATGAACTCGTAACTCCACCCATAACAAATGTACCTCCACCCCCACATTCAATCTTTCCCCCTCAGACCTCTTCCTCACCTATAGACTCTGACCCTCTGCTGTCCCTGCCCCCTCAGTCAGGCTCCACCCCTTCAGAGCCTCCTTCACCAGCCAATTTAGATGAAACTGTGATTCGGTCATCACCTCTGAATGTGACTGATCCAATTCCCCCCTCTAAAGTGGACTCAACCCTGTCTTCTCCCATAGATTCGGCAGCGGACTGTACCATCAGCACTGCTAATGGGGGGGCGTCATCCTGA